From Spirosoma aerolatum, one genomic window encodes:
- a CDS encoding class I SAM-dependent methyltransferase, which produces MDEANGQLVSFALHETDKGMQTVEEGIRNQQRALWNQFAPGWKKWDEFTMQFLKPMGDAIVDALALKPTDSVLDIATGTGEPGLTIASIVSKGRVIGTDLAEEMLTTAQEKAQAMGLSNYQTQWADVSSLPFDDASFDAVSCRMGFMFFPDMALAAREMARILKPGGRVATSVWGAPEQNPWISLLMGIINRALQLPPPPAGMPGMFRCAKPGLIAGFFEEAGLKEVTETPVVGVVTYQDVDEYWGNKTEIAAPVVNALKQASPATIAQIKEEISARLRAQYGEGPLAVPFGTLIIQGTK; this is translated from the coding sequence ATGGATGAGGCTAATGGTCAGTTGGTTAGCTTTGCTCTTCACGAAACAGATAAGGGTATGCAAACGGTTGAAGAAGGAATTCGAAATCAGCAGCGAGCGTTATGGAATCAGTTTGCGCCAGGATGGAAAAAATGGGATGAGTTCACCATGCAGTTCCTCAAACCCATGGGTGATGCTATTGTCGACGCGTTGGCGCTCAAGCCCACCGATTCAGTACTCGACATTGCCACCGGAACCGGAGAGCCTGGGCTGACCATCGCATCCATTGTATCGAAAGGCAGGGTAATTGGTACGGATCTGGCAGAAGAGATGCTCACCACCGCCCAGGAGAAAGCGCAGGCTATGGGCCTGTCGAATTACCAGACCCAGTGGGCCGATGTAAGTAGCCTGCCTTTTGATGACGCCAGTTTTGACGCTGTGAGTTGCCGAATGGGGTTTATGTTTTTCCCGGATATGGCACTGGCTGCCCGCGAAATGGCGCGTATACTCAAACCGGGCGGTCGCGTTGCTACCTCGGTATGGGGTGCCCCCGAGCAGAACCCCTGGATCAGTCTCCTGATGGGCATCATCAACCGGGCCTTACAGCTACCACCTCCGCCTGCGGGTATGCCCGGTATGTTTCGCTGTGCAAAACCGGGGTTGATCGCTGGATTTTTTGAGGAGGCCGGGCTTAAAGAGGTTACGGAAACACCCGTTGTCGGGGTGGTTACCTATCAGGATGTGGACGAATACTGGGGAAATAAAACCGAAATAGCCGCTCCGGTGGTCAATGCGCTCAAACAGGCCAGTCCGGCCACCATTGCTCAGATCAAAGAAGAAATATCGGCTCGTTTACGGGCGCAATATGGGGAGGGACCCCTGGCTGTTCCGTTCGGTACATTGATTATCCAGGGGACGAAATGA
- the dnaK gene encoding molecular chaperone DnaK yields MGKIIGIDLGTTNSCVAVMEGNEPVVIPNSEGARTTPSVVAFMDNGNGERKVGAPAKRQAITNPKNTISSIKRFMGKRFSEVSNEVKNVSYDVQSGPNSTPRVKIGDRQYTPQEISALILQKMKQTAEDYLGQTVTEAVITVPAYFNDAERQATKEAGQIAGLDVKRIINEPTAAALAYGLDKTNHDQKIAVFDLGGGTFDISILELGDGVFEVKSTDGDTHLGGDDFDQVIIDWLADEFKKDEGIDLRQDPMALQRLKEAAEKAKIELSSSNATEINLPYIMPVNGIPKHLVRSLSRSKFEQLADSLIQRSLEPCRRALKNAGMSAGQIDEVILVGGSTRIPKVQEEVEKLFGKKPSKAVNPDEAVAIGAAIQGGVLTGEVKDVLLLDVIPLSLGIETMGGVFTKMIDANTTIPTKKTETYSTASDNQPSVEINVLQGERPMAAQNRQLGRFILSDIPPAPRGVPQIEVTFDVDANGILHVTAKDKGTGKEQKIRIEASSGLTETEINRMREEAKANEAADKAEREKIEKVNQADSMIFQTEKQLKEYGDKLSEGNKSAIEAALTTLRTAHGSRDAAAIDSAIEGLNAAWSTASQELYNATNGAGANPADGAGFGGNGNGASQGEPAGDNVSDVPYEEVK; encoded by the coding sequence ATGGGAAAAATTATTGGTATTGACTTAGGCACCACGAACTCGTGCGTGGCCGTGATGGAAGGTAACGAGCCGGTTGTAATCCCCAACTCCGAAGGAGCCCGGACAACCCCCTCGGTCGTTGCATTTATGGACAACGGCAACGGCGAACGCAAAGTAGGCGCTCCCGCCAAACGCCAGGCCATCACCAACCCGAAAAATACAATTTCTTCGATTAAGCGCTTCATGGGGAAACGCTTTAGCGAAGTATCAAACGAAGTTAAAAACGTATCGTACGATGTACAGAGCGGCCCCAACAGCACCCCACGGGTTAAAATTGGTGACCGTCAATATACACCTCAGGAAATTTCGGCGCTGATTCTGCAAAAAATGAAGCAGACGGCTGAAGATTACCTGGGTCAAACCGTAACCGAAGCCGTTATTACGGTGCCTGCGTACTTCAACGATGCCGAGCGCCAGGCCACGAAAGAAGCGGGTCAGATTGCGGGTCTGGATGTAAAACGGATCATCAACGAGCCAACTGCGGCTGCGCTGGCCTATGGGCTGGACAAGACGAACCATGATCAGAAGATCGCCGTATTCGACCTCGGTGGCGGTACGTTCGATATTTCGATTCTGGAGCTTGGTGATGGTGTTTTCGAAGTAAAATCGACGGATGGCGATACGCACCTCGGTGGCGATGATTTCGACCAGGTGATTATCGACTGGCTGGCCGATGAGTTCAAGAAGGACGAAGGTATCGATCTGCGTCAGGACCCAATGGCGCTGCAACGGCTGAAAGAAGCGGCCGAAAAAGCGAAAATTGAACTGTCGAGCTCGAATGCTACGGAAATCAACCTGCCGTATATCATGCCGGTGAATGGGATTCCCAAGCACCTGGTGCGTTCGCTGAGCCGTTCTAAATTCGAGCAACTGGCCGATTCGCTGATTCAGCGGAGCCTGGAACCTTGCCGTCGCGCGCTGAAAAATGCCGGTATGTCGGCTGGTCAGATCGACGAAGTGATTCTGGTTGGTGGTTCGACCCGGATTCCGAAAGTGCAGGAAGAAGTTGAAAAACTGTTCGGCAAGAAACCGTCGAAAGCCGTTAACCCCGACGAAGCTGTTGCCATTGGCGCAGCGATTCAGGGTGGTGTGTTGACTGGTGAGGTGAAAGATGTACTGCTGCTCGACGTGATTCCACTGTCGCTGGGTATCGAAACCATGGGTGGTGTATTCACTAAGATGATCGACGCTAACACGACTATTCCGACCAAGAAAACGGAAACCTATTCGACGGCTTCGGACAATCAGCCGAGTGTAGAGATCAACGTGTTGCAGGGCGAACGGCCAATGGCGGCTCAGAACCGTCAGTTAGGTCGGTTTATCCTGTCCGATATTCCACCCGCTCCTCGAGGTGTGCCACAGATCGAAGTAACCTTCGACGTCGACGCCAACGGTATCCTGCACGTAACAGCTAAGGATAAAGGTACGGGTAAAGAACAGAAAATCCGGATTGAAGCATCGAGCGGTCTGACCGAAACCGAAATCAACCGGATGCGTGAAGAAGCTAAAGCCAACGAGGCTGCTGATAAAGCCGAACGGGAAAAAATCGAGAAAGTCAACCAGGCGGATTCGATGATCTTCCAGACCGAGAAGCAACTGAAAGAATACGGCGATAAACTGTCGGAGGGAAATAAGTCAGCCATCGAAGCGGCCTTGACCACGCTGCGTACGGCACACGGTTCGCGCGATGCTGCCGCTATCGACAGCGCCATTGAAGGTCTGAACGCTGCCTGGTCGACCGCTTCGCAGGAACTGTACAATGCGACCAATGGGGCAGGGGCGAACCCAGCCGATGGAGCTGGCTTCGGAGGAAACGGAAATGGAGCCAGTCAGGGCGAACCTGCCGGTGACAATGTCTCCGACGTTCCGTACGAAGAAGTGAAGTAA
- a CDS encoding DUF4142 domain-containing protein, protein MKKVSLMVLLAVSTLNFQACSSKKSENTDSVENAENANEAKEDAGTGQDEETADFAVKAANGGMMEVELGRLAQEKAASKDVKDFGAMMVKDHSMANDELKNIAATQNITLPATLGEDEQKHVNELAKLSGKEFDKKYVSMMVDDHKEDIDEFKKAAENDKTNPAIKDFATKTLPTLQKHLDAITAIDKSMK, encoded by the coding sequence ATGAAAAAGGTAAGTTTAATGGTGTTACTCGCTGTAAGTACCCTCAACTTTCAGGCTTGCAGCAGTAAAAAATCAGAAAATACAGACAGCGTTGAGAACGCAGAAAATGCCAACGAAGCCAAAGAAGATGCGGGTACGGGACAAGATGAGGAAACGGCCGATTTTGCGGTAAAAGCAGCCAATGGCGGTATGATGGAGGTTGAACTAGGGCGGCTGGCTCAGGAAAAAGCAGCCAGTAAGGATGTGAAGGACTTTGGCGCCATGATGGTAAAAGATCATTCGATGGCCAATGATGAGTTAAAGAATATTGCTGCTACACAAAATATAACCCTGCCCGCTACGCTGGGTGAGGACGAACAGAAACATGTAAATGAGTTGGCAAAGCTGTCGGGTAAAGAGTTCGATAAAAAGTACGTAAGCATGATGGTTGATGACCACAAGGAAGACATCGACGAATTCAAGAAGGCGGCCGAAAACGACAAAACGAACCCCGCCATCAAGGATTTTGCAACCAAAACGTTACCAACGCTCCAGAAGCATCTGGACGCCATTACAGCCATCGATAAGTCGATGAAGTAA
- the parS gene encoding type II RES/Xre toxin-antitoxin system antitoxin, producing the protein MKSLDRTALVFSALKGVPATRFFEIADLSGYKREQLAEVFDTSLKTFQRYEREQKKLNPQDSEKVLKIMALFQTGESVFGSAAAFRRWMDKPAYGLGNQIPFDLLHTSGGIDLILDELIRIEYGDLA; encoded by the coding sequence ATGAAATCTTTAGACCGAACAGCCCTCGTTTTTTCAGCCCTCAAAGGCGTTCCAGCGACTCGTTTTTTTGAAATAGCTGACCTGAGCGGCTATAAACGCGAACAACTGGCCGAGGTATTCGATACTTCGCTGAAAACGTTTCAACGGTATGAACGTGAACAAAAGAAACTCAATCCGCAGGATAGTGAGAAAGTACTGAAGATTATGGCCCTTTTTCAAACGGGTGAGTCGGTATTTGGATCGGCAGCGGCTTTTCGTCGCTGGATGGATAAACCCGCCTATGGATTGGGGAATCAGATTCCGTTCGATTTGCTGCATACATCTGGGGGGATCGATCTGATTCTGGATGAATTGATTCGGATCGAATACGGCGACCTGGCCTGA